Proteins encoded in a region of the Pseudothermotoga elfii DSM 9442 = NBRC 107921 genome:
- a CDS encoding ABC transporter substrate-binding protein — protein sequence MKKLLTILILCSIITTFGVKLVFWTAPNPLQEEFWKAIVEEWKTVRPDIEIELAVIPAAASSEEAILTAIAAGNAPDISENIFSGFAAQLAEIGAIYPLDSFGDDFWKMVESRKMKNIIEKWQYNGHYYVIPIYSNPMLFWWRGDLLSQLGYSKPPRTYSEIYEISQKFTVPSEKYGVQVIAGRNWWDRWFDFITYYYAASNGKNYIDIGKKKAVFNDEYGLKVAEFIYKMFENGYTAVELGTNPLYMGVVLGKITGPWEINWARETFPDVMEHMWISPPPVPDDFPEGKPIYTFADTKGLVIYETCKDKKAAFEFISWVFSKVEHDVMWIEKTKMPPAREDLAENPAFTKYMSDEFFKAYAEAVGYAVPPALLGETIDVQNAMTIHLIEPLMYLKKSPNDALTTAVKEVNKIIF from the coding sequence ATGAAAAAACTATTAACAATTCTCATTCTCTGCTCAATTATTACTACTTTTGGTGTAAAACTTGTTTTCTGGACTGCTCCCAACCCATTACAGGAGGAATTCTGGAAGGCTATAGTTGAAGAGTGGAAAACAGTTAGGCCCGATATAGAGATAGAACTGGCTGTTATTCCCGCAGCGGCAAGTTCTGAAGAAGCAATTCTAACAGCCATAGCCGCAGGAAACGCACCAGATATATCCGAAAACATCTTTAGTGGATTCGCAGCCCAGCTTGCTGAAATTGGCGCAATATATCCACTTGATTCATTTGGCGATGATTTCTGGAAAATGGTTGAGAGCAGAAAAATGAAAAATATAATTGAAAAATGGCAGTACAACGGTCATTATTATGTCATACCAATTTATTCAAACCCAATGCTTTTCTGGTGGCGGGGAGATCTTCTAAGTCAACTTGGCTATAGTAAACCACCAAGAACTTACAGTGAAATTTATGAAATCAGCCAGAAGTTCACTGTACCGAGTGAAAAATACGGTGTCCAGGTGATAGCTGGCCGGAACTGGTGGGACCGCTGGTTCGATTTCATAACATATTACTACGCCGCAAGCAATGGGAAAAACTATATAGACATTGGAAAAAAGAAAGCAGTTTTCAATGACGAATATGGTTTAAAAGTAGCTGAGTTCATATACAAAATGTTTGAGAATGGTTATACAGCCGTAGAACTTGGTACAAATCCACTGTATATGGGTGTCGTTCTGGGTAAAATAACTGGCCCATGGGAAATTAATTGGGCAAGGGAAACTTTTCCAGATGTAATGGAGCACATGTGGATTTCTCCCCCACCTGTTCCTGATGATTTTCCGGAAGGAAAACCAATTTACACTTTTGCTGATACAAAAGGCTTAGTGATATATGAGACATGCAAAGATAAGAAGGCTGCCTTTGAATTTATCTCCTGGGTATTTTCTAAGGTAGAACACGACGTTATGTGGATTGAAAAAACGAAAATGCCACCTGCAAGAGAAGACCTTGCTGAAAACCCGGCTTTCACGAAATACATGTCAGATGAATTTTTCAAAGCATATGCCGAAGCTGTAGGGTATGCAGTACCACCTGCACTTCTGGGCGAAACCATAGATGTTCAAAATGCCATGACCATTCACTTGATTGAGCCATTGATGTATCTGAAAAAATCGCCAAACGATGCCCTGACAACCGCAGTAAAAGAAGTTAATAAGATAATTTTCTAA
- a CDS encoding carbohydrate ABC transporter permease, which produces MPSLKSKDKIFATGVICTYFGYTAVFWGYPFVWMVMLAFSKWNFFGKPKITGFANFVRIFQDPTFLRIVLNTLNFLAYLVPMVLISSLLFALALNKIKYFKTFIVLSFLVANVSSGVAYSIMFSNLFSVNGPINRLVYLVFGKTIPWFSDPQLAIFSICLMICWKFIGYYGLILYAGLQAIPKNLFEAAQLDGANRRTIFWRITLPLINPSLITVLVLVITLTFGIFTEPYMITGGGPMQKTTTFLIYMYDTAFRRINPSYATTVAIVTAFMSYGIVMLIRRIFEREVSFQ; this is translated from the coding sequence GTGCCTTCTTTGAAAAGTAAAGATAAAATATTTGCAACTGGTGTTATATGTACTTATTTTGGATATACTGCCGTTTTCTGGGGTTATCCTTTTGTTTGGATGGTAATGCTTGCATTCTCGAAATGGAACTTTTTTGGAAAACCAAAAATTACAGGTTTTGCAAATTTCGTTAGAATTTTTCAGGACCCCACATTTTTAAGAATTGTTTTGAATACGCTTAACTTTCTTGCTTACTTAGTGCCAATGGTTTTGATATCATCTTTACTATTTGCTCTTGCATTGAATAAAATAAAGTACTTCAAAACCTTTATCGTGCTTTCGTTTTTAGTGGCAAATGTTTCATCTGGAGTGGCCTACTCAATAATGTTTTCAAACCTGTTTTCTGTAAATGGGCCAATTAATAGATTGGTCTATTTGGTATTTGGAAAAACTATTCCATGGTTCAGTGATCCACAGCTTGCAATATTCTCGATTTGCTTGATGATATGCTGGAAATTTATTGGTTACTATGGATTGATATTATACGCGGGACTTCAAGCAATTCCAAAAAATTTATTCGAAGCAGCACAGTTAGACGGTGCGAATCGCAGAACGATATTCTGGCGAATAACACTTCCTCTGATAAATCCATCGTTGATTACTGTGCTCGTTCTGGTTATAACACTCACCTTTGGAATTTTCACGGAACCTTATATGATAACAGGTGGCGGTCCAATGCAAAAAACAACCACTTTTCTAATATATATGTACGACACAGCGTTCAGAAGGATTAACCCCTCGTATGCAACCACTGTTGCAATAGTGACAGCTTTTATGAGTTATGGCATAGTAATGCTGATTCGCCGCATCTTTGAGAGGGAAGTGAGTTTTCAATGA
- a CDS encoding LacI family DNA-binding transcriptional regulator: MATIEEVAKMARVSTATVSRVLNNSGYVSEKTRLKVWQAMRKLGYKPQISARALASKRLFHVAVVISQRIANLLASEVGVFYDVVLSSINDNEEFFRFNTTVVMLERIPQKNFDGYLIIGSDASEEQIKPLEKMGKIVLVDHYIDGLGIDCILSDGYDGIFRVTERFINKGIKNIIHLHGPLKYYGFKDRYTGYIAAMQKHSLLPICYEYDDLNEEVEPVLRKILRDRKPEVILCSNDIIAIKVLRKLREWKYRIPEEISVVGFDDIPQAEAESLSTLRVQKYEMGFNAVKRLYELLMGHSHHPFRLCLYTMFVKRDSSI; this comes from the coding sequence ATGGCAACTATCGAAGAAGTGGCTAAAATGGCAAGAGTTTCGACAGCCACAGTTTCAAGAGTGCTAAATAATAGTGGATATGTTTCGGAAAAAACACGTCTTAAAGTATGGCAAGCAATGAGAAAACTTGGTTATAAACCGCAGATTTCTGCACGTGCACTCGCCAGCAAAAGATTATTCCACGTGGCAGTTGTAATAAGCCAGAGGATCGCAAATTTGTTAGCGAGCGAAGTTGGTGTTTTTTACGATGTTGTGCTCAGTTCAATAAATGATAATGAAGAGTTCTTCCGCTTTAATACAACTGTTGTTATGTTAGAAAGAATACCACAGAAAAATTTTGACGGCTACCTAATAATCGGAAGTGATGCAAGCGAAGAACAAATCAAACCATTGGAAAAAATGGGAAAAATCGTTCTCGTCGACCATTACATAGATGGGTTGGGAATTGACTGTATCTTGAGTGATGGCTATGATGGTATTTTTCGCGTAACCGAGAGATTCATCAACAAAGGAATAAAGAACATTATCCACTTACATGGGCCACTCAAATACTATGGATTTAAAGACCGATATACTGGATACATTGCTGCCATGCAAAAACATTCTTTGCTACCCATTTGTTACGAATATGATGATTTGAATGAAGAGGTAGAACCAGTATTGAGAAAAATTCTAAGGGACAGGAAACCAGAAGTAATACTCTGCTCCAACGATATCATTGCTATAAAAGTACTGCGCAAGTTGAGAGAGTGGAAATATAGGATACCGGAAGAAATTAGCGTGGTAGGTTTTGATGACATCCCTCAAGCTGAAGCAGAATCGCTTTCTACCCTGAGGGTTCAAAAGTACGAAATGGGTTTCAATGCTGTTAAAAGGCTTTATGAACTATTAATGGGGCACAGTCATCACCCGTTTAGATTGTGTTTGTACACGATGTTCGTTAAGCGGGATTCATCAATTTGA
- a CDS encoding glycoside hydrolase family 130 protein, with the protein MELKLLRHPANPLLSPVSYHGWENKFVFNCAVVFDGELFHMIYRAQGEDMVSRLGYAVSIDGVNFNRLEKPVFKPASQWELYGVEDPRITKIGEEYYMVYTAYSPRGTRVSLASTKNFITWKRYNVVLPDMNNKDAALFPEKIDGKYVMLHRIEPDIWIAYSDDLVHWNNFVSIAKPRPDYWDNLKIGAGAPPLKTPYGWLLLYHGVEKSERPVYRLGFILLDLNDPRVVLKRSEQPILEPKEDWEIFGGVPNVVFSDAMVEFGGKYFVYYGAADNHIALATIDVQEVLNWCEN; encoded by the coding sequence ATGGAGTTGAAACTCTTAAGACACCCAGCAAATCCATTATTGAGTCCTGTTTCTTACCATGGATGGGAAAACAAATTTGTCTTCAACTGCGCTGTTGTTTTTGATGGCGAACTGTTCCACATGATTTACAGGGCTCAAGGAGAAGATATGGTATCAAGACTGGGTTATGCTGTAAGTATTGATGGCGTGAATTTCAACAGATTGGAAAAACCAGTATTTAAACCTGCTTCTCAATGGGAATTGTACGGTGTAGAAGATCCGAGAATTACCAAAATTGGCGAGGAGTATTATATGGTTTACACAGCCTATTCTCCCAGAGGGACGCGTGTGTCATTGGCATCGACAAAGAACTTTATAACCTGGAAAAGGTATAACGTGGTTTTGCCGGATATGAACAACAAAGATGCCGCATTGTTCCCAGAAAAGATAGATGGAAAATATGTAATGTTGCATAGAATAGAACCAGATATCTGGATAGCTTATTCAGACGATCTGGTCCACTGGAATAATTTCGTCAGCATAGCCAAGCCAAGGCCAGATTACTGGGACAATCTTAAAATTGGTGCCGGTGCGCCACCTTTGAAGACACCGTATGGATGGCTCTTACTGTACCATGGTGTTGAGAAAAGTGAAAGGCCTGTATATAGACTTGGTTTTATATTGCTTGATTTGAACGACCCCCGGGTTGTTCTTAAAAGAAGCGAACAACCAATTCTTGAACCAAAGGAAGATTGGGAGATCTTTGGAGGAGTTCCAAATGTCGTATTTAGTGATGCCATGGTTGAATTTGGAGGAAAATATTTTGTCTATTACGGAGCAGCGGACAACCATATTGCCTTAGCCACAATAGATGTTCAGGAAGTTTTGAATTGGTGTGAAAACTGA
- a CDS encoding FMN-binding protein has product MRRFFKIVIMVIVCVLISATLFVLIFNRGMNQIKKIEIKDIDLSQIKDGEYLGQYASGRWQYMVRVIVSGGEIKNIEILNKKSGFIDMNAYKQLNDEVISRVLKNQSLRIDAVTGATVSTKALLKALENALTKQ; this is encoded by the coding sequence ATGAGGCGTTTTTTCAAAATTGTTATAATGGTGATAGTCTGTGTTTTGATCTCAGCTACCTTGTTCGTGTTAATTTTCAACAGGGGTATGAACCAGATCAAGAAAATAGAGATCAAAGATATAGATTTATCCCAGATCAAAGATGGAGAATATCTTGGGCAGTATGCAAGTGGACGATGGCAGTACATGGTTAGGGTAATTGTATCCGGCGGGGAAATAAAGAACATAGAGATTCTCAATAAGAAATCTGGGTTCATAGACATGAATGCGTACAAGCAGTTAAACGATGAAGTAATCAGTAGAGTTTTGAAAAACCAATCTCTAAGAATAGATGCCGTGACTGGTGCCACTGTAAGCACCAAGGCTTTACTTAAAGCTTTAGAGAATGCCCTAACCAAGCAGTAA
- a CDS encoding carbohydrate ABC transporter permease: protein MRKKRSASVVLHVVMLLLAVVWIYPYFWLVFSSFKPAREIFTTFIPSNFTLEHYRFIFFMSEKIGRPFVKALMNSIFISSTVTFSVVITSAFIGFAISKVRFRLSRYTFNFIIYQMLFPGFMFLIPLFVLMKNLGMLNTYSALIVPSLVSAWGVFMFSQSFKSIPDDYIDAAKIDGANRIWIVLRVMLPLSRSTASIVGLFTFIGIWDNFLWPLMVIKDYNKMPLSVLLAAFNHEYASYVGPIFAGSVLQMMPMVLIFLLLRKYFLQGISMSFK from the coding sequence ATGAGAAAAAAAAGATCTGCCTCAGTTGTTCTGCACGTTGTGATGCTTTTATTGGCTGTGGTTTGGATATATCCATACTTCTGGCTCGTTTTTTCATCTTTTAAACCCGCCAGAGAAATATTTACGACATTTATTCCTTCAAACTTCACCCTTGAGCACTATAGATTTATTTTCTTCATGTCTGAAAAGATAGGAAGACCCTTCGTAAAGGCATTGATGAACAGCATATTCATCTCGAGTACCGTAACATTTTCCGTAGTGATAACATCTGCCTTCATTGGTTTTGCCATATCAAAAGTTAGATTCAGGTTGAGCAGATATACATTTAATTTCATAATATACCAGATGCTCTTTCCCGGGTTTATGTTCCTGATACCTTTATTTGTGCTGATGAAAAATCTCGGGATGCTAAATACATACAGTGCTTTGATTGTTCCAAGCCTGGTAAGTGCATGGGGTGTTTTCATGTTCAGTCAATCTTTTAAATCTATACCTGACGATTACATAGATGCGGCAAAAATAGATGGTGCGAATCGCATCTGGATAGTTTTGAGAGTGATGCTACCACTCAGCAGATCAACTGCATCAATCGTTGGATTGTTTACATTCATAGGAATATGGGACAACTTTCTCTGGCCTTTGATGGTGATAAAAGACTATAACAAAATGCCACTTTCTGTATTACTTGCTGCCTTCAATCATGAGTACGCAAGTTATGTCGGACCAATATTTGCCGGTTCTGTTTTACAAATGATGCCTATGGTTTTAATATTTTTGTTGTTGAGAAAATATTTCCTTCAAGGAATCTCGATGTCATTCAAATAG
- a CDS encoding glycoside hydrolase family 3 C-terminal domain-containing protein — protein sequence MGKKVWIFLLVFIATVSFSAEKVSTPIVSVESGTYDFPQFAFVNVETPGAVVYYTTDGTDPLTSSTRRTLRWYININTSMTLKVAAVKNGMEPSDVVTYNYLIRVMAPKVSPGAGEWKQLPEKIVLSTTTPGATIYYTTDGSEPTRHSNKYTDPIILERGKLNVIKAIAVKDDGSPDSYVATFEYRENPNLILLTDVLKPNANIDYVIEKVILEMTLDEKVRMVWGAATSQLGAAGNTYAIPRLGITSMELADGPAGLRLGMLGSGGHEATAWPNPMMLASTWNEEIVEKIGAAIASEAKYYGIDIMLGPGMNIHRDPLGGRVFEYYSEDPHVTGKIAAAWIKGLQENGVGATMKHYAANNAENNRMNINEIISERALREIYLRGYEIAIEEADPWAAMGAYNKVNGTWCTENEYLNKMLKDVFGFKGLLMSDWGAYHNPVAYKYGFDLNTPGGETRLPGPDSLKEAINQGIISQKDLDRAIAAILKIVIKTDTFKKQIYDKSVFAARQKLDPSLANKHAALSKEAALEGIVLLKNDYTLPLKDVNTVALIGQLAYKSELPSGWGSPIKGMYFEGGGSAAVVVDFEEVVTLVEALTSGGLNVLQKTENGDYLGEKMSKKDAIYAAENSDVALILIGRPGTEGADNTPESMKLTEEEFGMIRNVSEAYHDLGKKVVVLLNVALPIEVDDWDDYVDAILYIGLPGTYGATAVTDILVGKTNPSGKLVDSWPVKYEYAPTYGTMPKTDTVEMTYSEDIYVGYRYYDLHPEKVKYPFGYGLSYTKFSYESILLSNKIFNISNKNEKITVTVSVRNIGEMAGKEVVQLYVRANDSSIARPYKELKGFAKTKLLNPGESEQITFVIDSRDLAYFDETVHEWIVEPGMYTIIVGGTSDNSVLENEGVCAQILAIRE from the coding sequence GTGGGAAAAAAAGTCTGGATTTTCTTATTGGTGTTCATAGCTACTGTTTCATTCAGTGCTGAAAAGGTGTCAACGCCAATAGTCTCGGTTGAGAGCGGGACATATGATTTTCCTCAATTTGCTTTTGTGAATGTTGAAACGCCCGGTGCAGTTGTATATTACACAACAGACGGAACTGATCCATTAACTTCCAGTACACGCCGAACTTTAAGGTGGTACATAAACATCAATACTTCTATGACTTTGAAGGTAGCTGCGGTCAAAAATGGAATGGAACCAAGCGATGTTGTTACTTATAATTATTTGATACGAGTTATGGCACCAAAGGTTTCTCCTGGTGCTGGAGAATGGAAACAACTTCCTGAAAAAATAGTCCTTTCAACTACCACGCCAGGAGCAACAATATATTACACCACTGATGGAAGCGAACCAACACGCCATAGCAATAAATATACAGATCCTATAATTCTTGAAAGAGGAAAATTAAATGTGATTAAAGCAATAGCAGTAAAAGATGATGGATCACCGGATAGCTATGTTGCAACATTTGAGTACAGAGAAAACCCCAACTTGATCTTATTGACAGATGTGTTGAAACCAAATGCTAACATTGATTACGTGATTGAGAAAGTCATCTTGGAAATGACGCTTGATGAAAAAGTCCGCATGGTTTGGGGCGCTGCAACTTCTCAACTTGGGGCAGCAGGTAATACTTATGCAATACCAAGACTTGGTATAACAAGCATGGAACTTGCTGATGGACCTGCCGGGCTTCGTTTGGGAATGTTGGGAAGCGGCGGCCATGAAGCAACTGCGTGGCCAAATCCTATGATGCTTGCTTCAACCTGGAATGAAGAAATTGTTGAAAAAATAGGTGCGGCTATTGCCAGTGAGGCAAAATACTACGGCATTGATATTATGCTTGGGCCAGGCATGAACATTCATAGAGACCCACTGGGTGGCCGTGTTTTTGAATATTACTCAGAAGATCCACACGTTACAGGCAAGATAGCCGCCGCATGGATAAAAGGACTACAAGAAAACGGTGTTGGAGCCACAATGAAGCATTACGCCGCCAACAATGCGGAAAACAACAGAATGAATATCAATGAAATAATCTCTGAAAGAGCTCTCAGAGAAATATACCTGCGTGGTTATGAGATAGCTATTGAAGAAGCAGATCCCTGGGCTGCCATGGGCGCATACAACAAGGTCAACGGGACCTGGTGTACAGAGAATGAATACCTCAACAAAATGCTGAAAGATGTTTTCGGATTCAAAGGCCTACTCATGTCAGATTGGGGTGCTTACCACAATCCCGTTGCCTACAAATATGGTTTTGATTTGAACACACCGGGTGGTGAAACACGGCTCCCAGGACCGGATAGTTTGAAAGAAGCCATAAATCAAGGAATAATTTCGCAAAAAGATCTTGATAGAGCTATAGCAGCTATTTTGAAGATTGTAATCAAAACCGATACTTTCAAAAAACAGATATACGATAAATCTGTATTCGCAGCCCGACAGAAACTCGATCCTTCCTTAGCGAACAAGCATGCTGCACTGTCAAAAGAAGCGGCATTGGAAGGCATTGTTCTCCTCAAAAATGACTATACGTTACCTTTGAAAGATGTAAACACAGTTGCTTTAATAGGTCAATTAGCCTACAAATCAGAATTGCCATCAGGGTGGGGAAGTCCTATAAAAGGAATGTACTTTGAAGGAGGAGGCAGCGCGGCTGTTGTTGTAGATTTTGAGGAAGTTGTCACCCTTGTTGAAGCTTTGACATCTGGCGGATTAAATGTTCTTCAAAAAACAGAAAATGGAGATTACCTCGGTGAGAAAATGAGTAAGAAAGATGCTATCTATGCAGCTGAAAATTCCGATGTTGCTCTTATATTGATTGGCAGACCTGGAACAGAAGGAGCAGATAACACACCCGAAAGCATGAAATTAACAGAGGAAGAGTTTGGTATGATTCGAAATGTTTCTGAAGCATATCACGACTTAGGAAAAAAGGTTGTAGTTCTGTTGAATGTTGCTTTGCCAATCGAAGTCGATGACTGGGATGATTATGTGGATGCAATTCTTTATATCGGACTTCCTGGAACCTATGGGGCTACTGCTGTAACAGATATATTAGTTGGAAAGACTAACCCATCAGGAAAACTGGTTGACAGCTGGCCGGTGAAATACGAGTATGCACCAACGTATGGGACTATGCCAAAAACAGATACTGTTGAAATGACCTATAGTGAAGATATATATGTTGGATATCGTTATTATGATTTACATCCAGAAAAAGTCAAGTATCCATTTGGTTATGGGCTTTCCTATACAAAGTTCAGCTACGAATCAATATTATTGAGCAATAAGATATTCAATATTTCAAACAAAAATGAGAAAATAACGGTCACAGTATCAGTAAGAAATATTGGTGAAATGGCTGGTAAGGAAGTAGTTCAACTCTATGTGAGAGCAAATGACAGTTCGATTGCAAGACCTTACAAAGAGCTCAAAGGGTTTGCAAAAACAAAGTTACTAAACCCCGGAGAATCCGAACAGATAACATTTGTAATTGACAGTAGGGACTTAGCTTATTTTGATGAAACTGTTCATGAATGGATTGTAGAACCGGGTATGTACACAATTATTGTCGGCGGAACATCAGACAACAGTGTGCTTGAGAATGAGGGAGTATGTGCACAAATATTGGCGATAAGGGAATAA
- a CDS encoding VanZ family protein, which produces MRKWLSIIFFVAFTLWIGLIFYFSTRFPDESARQANFAYNILKKLDRTFDFSDTELFIKLRKFFTILWFGKYRATTIEFVRKSAHFGLYFFLGIISFEFGFLYTRKLLSALLIGISLPSLVASFDEYSQQFFQRGSSINDVMIDISGAIFGTLIGLLLLCSVKFILRIRSKNQLDKNQPL; this is translated from the coding sequence TTGAGAAAATGGCTATCGATAATTTTTTTCGTGGCGTTCACTTTGTGGATTGGATTGATATTCTATTTTTCCACAAGGTTTCCAGATGAATCGGCAAGACAGGCAAATTTTGCTTACAACATATTGAAGAAATTGGACAGAACTTTTGATTTTTCAGACACAGAATTGTTTATTAAATTGAGAAAATTTTTCACTATTCTCTGGTTTGGTAAATATAGAGCCACAACTATTGAGTTTGTTAGGAAAAGTGCTCACTTTGGACTTTATTTTTTTCTGGGTATTATTTCTTTTGAATTCGGTTTTCTTTATACCAGAAAACTTCTATCTGCTCTTTTGATAGGCATATCATTACCTTCCTTAGTTGCTTCTTTTGATGAATATAGCCAGCAATTTTTTCAGCGTGGGTCTTCAATAAACGATGTCATGATAGATATATCAGGTGCAATTTTTGGAACTCTTATTGGATTATTGCTATTGTGCTCGGTCAAATTCATACTTCGAATACGCAGCAAAAACCAATTAGATAAAAATCAACCACTATGA